The Panicum hallii strain FIL2 chromosome 9, PHallii_v3.1, whole genome shotgun sequence genome has a window encoding:
- the LOC112873373 gene encoding probable receptor-like serine/threonine-protein kinase At4g34500, which translates to CLHFSLLLYPRRTRCSIAYLHEGLEPKVVHRDIKSSNILLDKKWNPKVSDFGMAKVLGSGSSYVTTRVMGTFGYVAPEYASTGMLNESSDVCSFGVLLMELISGRSPVDYNRPAGEVNLVEWFRGMVGSRRVEDLVDPRVAAPPPPRVLNRVLLVCLRRIDADGPKRPRMGQIVHMLEGDEFPFRTEHRSPRASQRTSTGTRPSLLSENVGATDDSDKSM; encoded by the exons TGCCTCCACTTTTCGCTGCTCCTGTACCCTCGACGAACTCGATGCAGCATCGCGTACCTGCACGAAGGGCTCGAGCCCAAGGTGGTTCACCGCGACATCAAGTCGAGCAACATCCTGCTGGACAAGAAGTGGAACCCCAAGGTGTCGGACTTCGGGATGGCCAAGGTGCTGGGGTCCGGGTCCAGCTACGTGACGACCCGGGTGATGGGCACGTTCGGGTACGTGGCCCCCGAGTACGCGTCGACGGGGATGCTGAACGAGAGCAGCGACGTGTGCAGCTTCGGCGTGCTGCTGATGGAGCTCATCTCCGGGCGCAGCCCCGTGGACTACAACCGCCCCGCCGGCGAGGTGAACCTGGTGGAGTGGTTTCGGGGCATGGTGGGCAGCCGGCGCGTGGAGGACCTGGTGGacccgcgcgtggccgcgccgccgccgccgcgagtgCTCAACCGGGTGCTGCTGGTGTGCCTCCGCCGCATCGACGCCGACGGGCCCAAGCGGCCACGGATGGGGCAGATCGTGCACATGCTCGAGGGCGACGAGTTCCCCTTCCGCACG GAGCACCGCTCGCCGCGGGCGTCGCAGCGGACGTCGACGGGGACGCGGCCGTCGCTCCTGTCGGAGAACGTCGGGGCCACCGACGACTCGGACAAGTCGATGTAG
- the LOC112872559 gene encoding probable inactive poly [ADP-ribose] polymerase SRO2 encodes MDFSSGDVEAAVMRPTVPVAGGGAAVGPSALLRGWREFRRSAAPARFLCFEDGGWADVAGEAVRQLRRAFQDRRAMAEAACGGRAYLFDFLRMVRIDAATGEETALAWIDDRGACFFPAPGGGGRKRRRDDAPAEDEAESSSGVDERSGESRGAEDAAAKRMKASGAWGKSAAARLEESGKYYQVVSKLFLSYGMASRGAVITAVRKVGQGARARAFQQQGQLLAATRGAAVGTPKFAWYGASAEDVAAVVERGFARTNAARLGGRKHGDGLHLSPPQCPYTSAMLAKADGSGEAHIVLCRVLMGRPEVVQAGSSQSRPSSDAYDSAVDKLENPQWYVVWSKDMNTRVLPEYVVSFKCPKLQPIQGSSEATSKPKKPSPGRDMFPTLLAEIEQLVPDKCDILQEYYSNFKMGQIKKDQFIRFLRSYIGDKVLTTVATKLRGC; translated from the exons ATGGACTTCTCCTCCGGCGACGTGGAGGCGGCGGTCATGAGGCCCACGGTTCCCGTTGCTGGAGGCGGCGCTGCCGTCGGTCCGTCGGCGCTGCTGCGGGGGTGGCGGGAGTTCCGGCGGAGCGCCGCGCCGGCGAGGTTCCTCTGCTTCGAGGACGGGGGGTGGGCGGACGTCGCCGGCGAGGCCGTCCGGCAGCTGCGGCGGGCGTTCCAGGACAGGAGGGCGATGGCGGAGGCCGCGTGCGGGGGCAGGGCGTACCTGTTCGACTTCCTGCGCATGGTGAGGATCGACGCCGCCACCGGCGAGGAGACCGCGCTGGCGTGGATCGACGACCGCGGGGCTTGCTTCTTcccggcgccgggcggcggcgggaggaagCGGAGGAGGGACGACGCGCCGGCGGAGGACGAGGCCGAGTCCTCCTCGGGCGTGGACGAGCGCTCCGGGGAGAGCCGCGGGGCGGAGGACGCCGCCGCCAAGAGGATGAAGGCGAGCGGGGCGTGGGGGAagagcgcggcggcgaggctgGAGGAGAGCGGCAAGTACTACCAGGTCGTCAGCAAGCTGTTCCTCAGCTACGGGATGGCGTCCCGCGGCGCGGTGATCACGGCGGTCCGCAAGGTCGGGCAGGGCGCGAGGGCCAGGGCGTTCCAGCAGCAGGGGCAGCTCCTCGCCGCCAcgcgcggcgccgccgtcgGCACCCCCAAGTTCGCGTGGTACGGGGCGTCAGCGGAGGACGTGGCCGCCGTGGTGGAGCGCGGTTTCGCGAGGACCAacgcggcgcggctcggcggtCGCAAGCACGGCGATGGCCTCCACCTCTCGCCGCCCCAGTGCCCCTACACGAG TGCGATGCTGGCCAAGGCAGACGGGAGCGGCGAGGCACACATCGTGCTGTGCCGCGTGCTGATGGGCCGGCCGGAGGTTGTCCAGGCAGGGTCCTCGCAGTCCCGCCCCAGCAGCGACGCCTACGACAGCGCCGTCGACAAGCTGGAGAATCCGCAGTGGTACGTTGTCTGGAGCAAGGACATGAACACGAGGGTCCTCCCCGAGTACGTGGTGAGCTTCAAGTGCCCCAAGCTGCAGCCGATACAAG GATCATCGGAAGCGACCTCGAAGCCGAAGAAGCCTTCGCCGGGTCGGGACATGTTCCCGACGCTTCTTGCAGAGATCGAGCAGCTGGTGCCAGACAAGTGCGATATTTTGCAGGAGTACTACAGCAACTTCAAG ATGGGTCAGATTAAGAAAGACCAGTTCATCCGGTTCCTTCGCAGTTACATCGGCGACAAGGTCCTGACCACTGTGGCCACGAAGCTCCGAGGATGCTAA
- the LOC112875785 gene encoding inositol-tetrakisphosphate 1-kinase 2-like isoform X2, with protein sequence MRLHAEVLDEMEGQEEEGAVVASAVLSPPLIGAAVAAATAPRLVVGYALTKKKVKSFLQPKLLLLARKNGISFVSIDESLPLSEQGPFDVILHKITSKEWQQVLEDYHEEHPEVTVLDPPNAIEHLNNRQSMLEEVADLNLSNFYGEVCTPRQLVITKDPSSIPTAVAMAGLTLPLVAKPLVVDGTSKGHELYLAYDEASLSMLDPPLVLQEFINHGGILFKVYIIGETVQVVRRFSLPDVNTYDLLNNVGIYRLPRVSCAAASADDADLDPLIAELPPRPLLEKLGRELRSRLGLRLFNVDMIRELGTKDRYYIIDINYFPGFGKMPGYEHMFTDFLLSLAQSKYKRYLSGT encoded by the exons ATGCGCCTGCACGCAGAGGTTCTGGACGAGATGGAGGGGCAGGAAGAGGAGGGAGCTGTGGTGGCCTCGGCGGTGCTGTCGCCGCCGCTCAtcggcgcggcggtggcggctgcCACGGCGCCCAGGCTAGTGGTGGGCTACGCCCTCACGAAGAAGAAGGTGAAGAGCTTCCTCCAGCCCAAGCTACTCCTGCTGGCGAG GAAGAATGGAATCAGTTTTGTATCTATTGATGAGTCTCTTCCCCTCTCAGAACAAGGACCTTTTGATGTTATTTTGCACAAG ATTACTAGCAAGGAGTGGCAGCAGGTTCTGGAG GACTACCATGAAGAACATCCAGAAGTTACTGTCCTCGACCCTCCAAATGCAATCGAGCATCTGAACAATCGGCAATCAATGCTTGAAGAAGTAGCTGATTTGAACCTGTCGAACTTCTATG GAGAAGTTTGTACCCCACGCCAGCTGGTCATTACGAAAGATCCATCCTCTATACCAACAGCTGTAGCAATGGCTGGACTAACTTTGCCCTTGG TTGCCAAGCCATTGGTTGTTGATGGAACATCTAAAGGTCACGAACTATATCTTGCCTATGATGAGGCCTCCTTGTCAATGCTTGATCCACCTCTGGTTCTACAGGAATTCATAAACCATG GCGGCATCCTCTTTAAGGTCTATATCATTGGTGAAACAGTACAAGTTGTCCGTAGGTTCTCTCTTCCTGATGTCAACACATATGACTTGCTAAACAACGTTGGCATCTATCGCTTGCCAAGAGTTTCATGTGCCGCAGCTAGTGCGGATGATGCAGACCTTGACCCTCTTATTGCAG AGCTTCCTCCAAGACCACTTCTAGAGAAACTGGGGAGGGAGCTTCGTAGCCGGCTG ggtttgagaTTGTTCAACGTTGATATGATTAGAGAACTTGGAACCAAAGATCGGTACTACATAATTGACATCAACTACTTCCCAG GTTTTGGGAAAATGCCAGGATATGAGCACATGTTCACCGACTTCTTGCTGAGTCTTGCTCAAAGCAAGTACAAAAGGTACTTAAGTGGGACCTGA
- the LOC112875785 gene encoding inositol-tetrakisphosphate 1-kinase 2-like isoform X3 — translation MRLHAEVLDEMEGQEEEGAVVASAVLSPPLIGAAVAAATAPRLVVGYALTKKKVKSFLQPKLLLLARKNGISFVSIDESLPLSEQGPFDVILHKITSKEWQQVLEDYHEEHPEVTVLDPPNAIEHLNNRQSMLEEVADLNLSNFYGEVCTPRQLVITKDPSSIPTAVAMAGLTLPLVAKPLVVDGTSKGHELYLAYDEASLSMLDPPLVLQEFINHGGILFKVYIIGETVQVVRRFSLPDVNTYDLLNNVGIYRLPRVSCAAASADDADLDPLIAAFSYMIELPPRPLLEKLGRELRSRLGLRLFNVDMIRELGTKDRYYIIDINYFPGYEHMFTDFLLSLAQSKYKRYLSGT, via the exons ATGCGCCTGCACGCAGAGGTTCTGGACGAGATGGAGGGGCAGGAAGAGGAGGGAGCTGTGGTGGCCTCGGCGGTGCTGTCGCCGCCGCTCAtcggcgcggcggtggcggctgcCACGGCGCCCAGGCTAGTGGTGGGCTACGCCCTCACGAAGAAGAAGGTGAAGAGCTTCCTCCAGCCCAAGCTACTCCTGCTGGCGAG GAAGAATGGAATCAGTTTTGTATCTATTGATGAGTCTCTTCCCCTCTCAGAACAAGGACCTTTTGATGTTATTTTGCACAAG ATTACTAGCAAGGAGTGGCAGCAGGTTCTGGAG GACTACCATGAAGAACATCCAGAAGTTACTGTCCTCGACCCTCCAAATGCAATCGAGCATCTGAACAATCGGCAATCAATGCTTGAAGAAGTAGCTGATTTGAACCTGTCGAACTTCTATG GAGAAGTTTGTACCCCACGCCAGCTGGTCATTACGAAAGATCCATCCTCTATACCAACAGCTGTAGCAATGGCTGGACTAACTTTGCCCTTGG TTGCCAAGCCATTGGTTGTTGATGGAACATCTAAAGGTCACGAACTATATCTTGCCTATGATGAGGCCTCCTTGTCAATGCTTGATCCACCTCTGGTTCTACAGGAATTCATAAACCATG GCGGCATCCTCTTTAAGGTCTATATCATTGGTGAAACAGTACAAGTTGTCCGTAGGTTCTCTCTTCCTGATGTCAACACATATGACTTGCTAAACAACGTTGGCATCTATCGCTTGCCAAGAGTTTCATGTGCCGCAGCTAGTGCGGATGATGCAGACCTTGACCCTCTTATTGCAG CTTTCTCATACATGATAGAGCTTCCTCCAAGACCACTTCTAGAGAAACTGGGGAGGGAGCTTCGTAGCCGGCTG ggtttgagaTTGTTCAACGTTGATATGATTAGAGAACTTGGAACCAAAGATCGGTACTACATAATTGACATCAACTACTTCCCAG GATATGAGCACATGTTCACCGACTTCTTGCTGAGTCTTGCTCAAAGCAAGTACAAAAGGTACTTAAGTGGGACCTGA
- the LOC112875785 gene encoding inositol-tetrakisphosphate 1-kinase 2-like isoform X1 — protein MRLHAEVLDEMEGQEEEGAVVASAVLSPPLIGAAVAAATAPRLVVGYALTKKKVKSFLQPKLLLLARKNGISFVSIDESLPLSEQGPFDVILHKITSKEWQQVLEDYHEEHPEVTVLDPPNAIEHLNNRQSMLEEVADLNLSNFYGEVCTPRQLVITKDPSSIPTAVAMAGLTLPLVAKPLVVDGTSKGHELYLAYDEASLSMLDPPLVLQEFINHGGILFKVYIIGETVQVVRRFSLPDVNTYDLLNNVGIYRLPRVSCAAASADDADLDPLIAAFSYMIELPPRPLLEKLGRELRSRLGLRLFNVDMIRELGTKDRYYIIDINYFPGFGKMPGYEHMFTDFLLSLAQSKYKRYLSGT, from the exons ATGCGCCTGCACGCAGAGGTTCTGGACGAGATGGAGGGGCAGGAAGAGGAGGGAGCTGTGGTGGCCTCGGCGGTGCTGTCGCCGCCGCTCAtcggcgcggcggtggcggctgcCACGGCGCCCAGGCTAGTGGTGGGCTACGCCCTCACGAAGAAGAAGGTGAAGAGCTTCCTCCAGCCCAAGCTACTCCTGCTGGCGAG GAAGAATGGAATCAGTTTTGTATCTATTGATGAGTCTCTTCCCCTCTCAGAACAAGGACCTTTTGATGTTATTTTGCACAAG ATTACTAGCAAGGAGTGGCAGCAGGTTCTGGAG GACTACCATGAAGAACATCCAGAAGTTACTGTCCTCGACCCTCCAAATGCAATCGAGCATCTGAACAATCGGCAATCAATGCTTGAAGAAGTAGCTGATTTGAACCTGTCGAACTTCTATG GAGAAGTTTGTACCCCACGCCAGCTGGTCATTACGAAAGATCCATCCTCTATACCAACAGCTGTAGCAATGGCTGGACTAACTTTGCCCTTGG TTGCCAAGCCATTGGTTGTTGATGGAACATCTAAAGGTCACGAACTATATCTTGCCTATGATGAGGCCTCCTTGTCAATGCTTGATCCACCTCTGGTTCTACAGGAATTCATAAACCATG GCGGCATCCTCTTTAAGGTCTATATCATTGGTGAAACAGTACAAGTTGTCCGTAGGTTCTCTCTTCCTGATGTCAACACATATGACTTGCTAAACAACGTTGGCATCTATCGCTTGCCAAGAGTTTCATGTGCCGCAGCTAGTGCGGATGATGCAGACCTTGACCCTCTTATTGCAG CTTTCTCATACATGATAGAGCTTCCTCCAAGACCACTTCTAGAGAAACTGGGGAGGGAGCTTCGTAGCCGGCTG ggtttgagaTTGTTCAACGTTGATATGATTAGAGAACTTGGAACCAAAGATCGGTACTACATAATTGACATCAACTACTTCCCAG GTTTTGGGAAAATGCCAGGATATGAGCACATGTTCACCGACTTCTTGCTGAGTCTTGCTCAAAGCAAGTACAAAAGGTACTTAAGTGGGACCTGA